The genomic region ATAACAGGGAGACTATGATGCGCTTTGCACCTCCCCCGGTTAATCCAACCGCAAGAGGTGGCAGTAACACCGCCAGGGCACGATAGGCAAACTGCAATGACGCAGGCTCTGAGATAGGCTTGGGAGTCAGCGATGTGTCAGGTTTTACAGCTGCGCTTTGTTGGGCAGACGATGTGGCAGGCGGGGTAAAGTGCCCGACTGAGGACTGAGCTAGCGATGCTTGTGCTTTTTCATGGGCTAGCGCTTTGCGATGCGCTTCTTTATCAATTTTCTGCTCTAACGTTTCTGCACCTTCTGCCAAATCACCATGATGCTCTTCCCAGTCCTGCCAGTCGTGGGGAGTTCCTGACTTGGGCCGGTGGGAGCCGGCTCCACGTGCGCGCTCCCAGGCTTTCTCTTCCAGGGTATTCGGTCGCTCTTGGTCGCGATCAAGCCCAACACCTTGGCGGTTCAGATACTCACGTGCGTCCATTTAAGACTCCTACACCAAATAAAAAGAAGAAAAGCGTTGAAAGAACAAGCGTAACGGCTCAACGCAGACCTCGTTAAATCCCCTACAGTATGAAAAGCGTAGGCCCGTTTTGTTTCCTTACAGTGCTTAACACACTTAAACAAGCTGGCAGACGGTGCACTTTCCCTCATGGGTTGAAAAGCATGTTGCAAGGAGTGTCACCATGAATAAAAAGACCCCCGATACCGTGCGCGAAATTATGTCTCGTGACTGTTATCGTGTCTCGCCTGAGACGTCCATTACCACACTGGCGCAAGGATTAGCCCTCCACCGCTTGCCCGGCGCACCCGTTGTGGATGCTTCTGACCATTTAATTGGCTTTATCTCAGAGCAAGACGTGTTGGGACGCGTGCTAGACAGCATTTACCATGATGACGAAGCTCCTTTGGTTCGCGAATTAATGCGCCAAGAAGTGCTTACCACTACGCCTAACAAAAGTATCACTGATCTGGCCCAGGAGATGATGGGGCCCAAGCCAAAAATTTACCCGGTCGTGGAGCAGCAGCGCTTAGTAGGTATCGTTACCCGCCGGGATATTCTGATCGCACTGCTGACGATTAAACGCCATTAGGGTGACATTCGCCCTATCATGGCTGACTATTCGCTAGGCATGTTAGATGTTACCCCTCAAAAAAAACCGCTGCTTAATTTAATAAGCAGCGGAAGCAAGGGATCGAAAACAATAGCCAGAACAACACTATTAGCGACTGCTATCACTAGGTTGCCTGTACACTATCAGACACTCTGCTCAGAAAAAGTTCGCAAAACAGCAAAATTTTCGTCTTCTCAGGTGCGAGCGTATACTAGCGTTCACGGCCGCAGGAATGTAAAGGGAGCTAAATATGGCGCTTTATTTGCTGGTGTTAGGCGTCTGCTTGCTGGTGATAGGCTGCGTTTTTCTAGCGTTAATGTCCGTAGGCACACCTCGATACCGCACCGAAGCTAACGACTTGATAGCACTGTTCGACAAAGCGCTAGAGAGTCAAGTGAGTGAAACCGAGTGGAATACCATTATCGGCTACCCCATTAGGCACGATGAATATTTAGAAAATACCCGTCGTCGGGCCATGCATTTAATGGATACACATGGGCGGCGATGGCAACTCGCCCAGGGCAAATCGTTACTTAATCAAGAAGGCCATGCAGAGCTTACCGTGCTGCGTGACCACCTAGCAGCCCATACGGCACTCCGAGAGTCTCAGCAACGCTAGATGATTGCGCCATAGCCCGGAATATTCACGAGGAGATTATTATGCCTGGCAGCACTATTCGGCACATTCCGTTGGAAAGTGCCACCCAGCACCACTCCCATGATTTTCATCAAATCGTGATTACCCTGTGCGGCTCTTCCGAGTTTGAAATTGAGGGCTTAGGCGGACGCGTGAACGCTTTTTCAGGCTGTATCGTACCGGCGAATCATGAGCACTACTACTCAGGCCATGGCCATAACCGCCAGCTCATTCTCGACTTACCAGAAGATGCCCCCGCGCTAACCGGGGAGCACCGTGAGCTGGTCGCCCTATTCGATGCGCCGCGTTTTTTTGCGTTAGACAATCCGCTGCGCCACTATCTAGCGTTTGTTGAGAGCGAATTGACCCACGGATTTGACACGATAACCTCCTCTTTCCAACAAGACCGTCTTGCTGCCACGCTGTTAGGCTCCTTAAAAGCTCGCCTTGGCACAGCGCCAAGCGCGACGCAGCGCCGACTTGACCTGGACCTTATTGATCGTTTTATTCGCCAGCATCTGGCTGACGAGCTTCGAGTGGCTGATTTAGCCAAACTTGCTTATCTAAGCGAAGCGCATTTTTCAGAATGCTTTCGTGCCCAAACGGGCCTTTCACCCTGGCAGTATGTCAAAAGGCAGCGTTTGCATGCTGCCCGACAGCTTATTGTACAAAGCCGCCTGCCGCTTACCGACATTGCTATTCAAACCGGCTTTGCAAACCAAAGCGCACTTTCTCACGCATTTCGACGAAGTTACGGTCTTTCACCTCGTAAACTGCGCCAGGGCAACACGACATCAATTGTCACTCAGCCCTCTTCACCGCTCTCTACTAGCCTGCCTACCTCCTCATAATTCTCAACCAGGCCGTTGAAGGGCCGTTGGAAAGCTCAAAGAGACTAAACTAAAGTCTAAGCATCACCTATGTTGCCGTGAAATTGACACGTTTTGCCATGAAAACGACATACACCCAAGGACGGAGCGCTCTACATTCGAGCGTTAGCTTGGGCGACATGCCCTGCCATCTACTGATCTAGCTCAGACTCTCGGGGGCTTCAATGCTCAATGCAAAGAAAATGCGTGACCCTGCCATCTGGCAAACCGACCTTGATACGTTATTACAGCGTGTTAGCGACCACTACATCGTGGATGAAGACGCCTTTGTTAGCGAACTGATCAAGTTGTTGGATGCCAATCGCGAAGATTTTGCCCGCATTGAAGCCAATACCGCTGCGCTAGTTGAACATGTCCGCAAGATGGACACGGCTGTCGATACAATCGACGAGTTATTACAGCAGTACAGCCTGGATACTCACGAAGGGCTGATGTTGATGTGCCTGGCGGAAGCCATGCTGCGCATTCCGGATAAAGCCACTGCCGACGCGCTAATTGAGGACAAACTTGGCCCCGCTGACTGGCAATCACATGTTGGTAAAAGCGAATCGTGGATGGTCAACGCCTCGACGTGGGGCTTATTGATGACGGGTCGAGTGCTCAAGCTTGACCACCCCAAAGAGGGCCAGCCCGCCCACTTTATTAACCGCATGGTTAATCGCATGGGCGAGCCGGTGATTCGTCGCGCCATGTATGAAGCCATGAAAATCATGGGCAAGCAGTTTGTCTTAGGACGCGATATCAACGAGGCTCTGAAGCGCTCCAAGCCTCTGTTTAATAAAGGTTACACCTACTCCTACGATATGCTGGGTGAAGCGGCGCGTACCCGTGACGATGCCAAACGCTACTTTGATGACTACGCGCGCGCTATCGAACAAGTGGGCAAAACTTGTAAAACGCTCAGCGACAAAACACCGGCCCCTTCTGTTTCCATTAAGCTCTCTGCACTGCACCCTCGCTATGAGTTCGGCCGCCGCGAGCAGGTGCTGGTCGAGCTAGTCGATACGGTTATCAAGCTGGTCACTAAAGCACGCGAGCTGGATGTCGCCGTTACTATTGATGCCGAAGAAGTGGATCGCTTAGAGCTGTCCCTTGAGGTCTTTCGCGCGGTGTATTCCAGTAGCGCGGCAAAAGGTTGGGGGCACTTTGGCCTTGTTATTCAGGCGTACTCCAAGCGCGCCTTGCCTGTGCTTCACTACATTAATCGCCTAGCGGATGAGCAAGGTGACGAAATTCCGCTACGCTTAGTAAAAGGTGCTTACTGGGATAGCGAAATCAAAGAATCTCAACAACTTGGCATTGATGGTTATCCGGTATTTACGCGTAAGGCGTGTACTGACGTCGCGTATTTGGCGTGTGCTCAGTTCCTGCTTTCTGACGATACCCGCGGACGCATTTTCCCTCAGTTCGCCACCCACAATG from Halomonas sp. 7T harbors:
- a CDS encoding AraC family transcriptional regulator; translation: MPGSTIRHIPLESATQHHSHDFHQIVITLCGSSEFEIEGLGGRVNAFSGCIVPANHEHYYSGHGHNRQLILDLPEDAPALTGEHRELVALFDAPRFFALDNPLRHYLAFVESELTHGFDTITSSFQQDRLAATLLGSLKARLGTAPSATQRRLDLDLIDRFIRQHLADELRVADLAKLAYLSEAHFSECFRAQTGLSPWQYVKRQRLHAARQLIVQSRLPLTDIAIQTGFANQSALSHAFRRSYGLSPRKLRQGNTTSIVTQPSSPLSTSLPTSS
- a CDS encoding CBS domain-containing protein — protein: MNKKTPDTVREIMSRDCYRVSPETSITTLAQGLALHRLPGAPVVDASDHLIGFISEQDVLGRVLDSIYHDDEAPLVRELMRQEVLTTTPNKSITDLAQEMMGPKPKIYPVVEQQRLVGIVTRRDILIALLTIKRH
- a CDS encoding YqaE/Pmp3 family membrane protein, encoding MDAREYLNRQGVGLDRDQERPNTLEEKAWERARGAGSHRPKSGTPHDWQDWEEHHGDLAEGAETLEQKIDKEAHRKALAHEKAQASLAQSSVGHFTPPATSSAQQSAAVKPDTSLTPKPISEPASLQFAYRALAVLLPPLAVGLTGGGAKRIIVSLLLTLLAWLPGVIYAFGWLKQR